In Arachis stenosperma cultivar V10309 chromosome 1, arast.V10309.gnm1.PFL2, whole genome shotgun sequence, one DNA window encodes the following:
- the LOC130933129 gene encoding uncharacterized protein LOC130933129 yields the protein MGFKAGCRPLIGLDGAFLKTQFGGQILAAVAQDVNHHIYVIAWAIVEIENTKTWRWFLELLHADLGDYKTNGWCFISDMQKVMLTFMNFNKQWKELELRGLLWECAKSTTFQDFIDNMNKIKRVNEEAWAYLNKWPKESWTKSQFSHRAKLDNICNNACEVFNARIKEARNKPIITLLEEVRMFVMRNIAKNTVKLVNHVGILPPVIQSRLDKIRKESKNWMPIWTGDEDYEKFEVHGHPTNMVVDLGKRLCTCQFWMLTGIPCVHTCAALARVNKRPEDFCHQLCTMEAYNKTYVHHINPLPSQSLWEKSLYTQPQAPNIRRRPGALTKKRRKDADEGNSGNKKAKPSGSLKRHLKPFTCRYCWVKGHTKRGCSKKRLDEVDAAVAAAKAAADKAKTNAAPSASEAGPQPQTAAAPADEPPAVEIDISQPIYEGSQDIAGPAAPPPSRPQKFPTKRRSSPPPQSIGVDPMQGASVATSSRLHNFMKFVPTPDFKAPRKKNNS from the exons ATGGGATTCAAGGCAGGTTGTCGCCCCTTGATTGGGCTTGATGGGGCATTTCTAAAGACACAATTTGGAGGTCAGATCTTAGCTGCTGTTGCACAAGATGTCAATCATCACATTTACGTGATTGCCTGGGCTATAGTTGAAATAGAGAATACAAAGACTTGGAGATGGTTCCTGGAGCTGCTTCATGCTGATCTTGGAGACTACAAAACTAATGGATGGTGCTTTATTTCTGATATGCAGAAGGTAATGTTAACTTTCAT GAACTTCAACAAACAATGGAAGGAGCTTGAGTTGAGGGGACTACTTTGGGAATGTGCCAAATCAACAACATTCCAGGATTTCATCGATAATATGAACAAGATTAAGAGGGTGAATGAGGAAGCTTGGGCATATCTCAACAAATGGCCTAAAGAGTCATGGACAAAGTCCCAGTTCAGCCATAGGGCAAAACTGGACAACATTTGCAACAACGCCTGTGAGGTTTTCAATGCAAGAATCAAAGAGGCCAGAAACAAACCCATCATCACATTACTTGAGGAGGTGAGAATGTTTGTGATGAGAAATATTGCGAAGAATACGGTAAAACTGGTAAATCATGTTGGCATACTCCCTCCTGTAATTCAAAGTCGCCTAGATAAAATCAGAAAAGAATCAAAGAACTGGATGCCTATCTGGACCGGTGATGAAGACTATGAAAAATTTGAGGTTCATGGCCATCCAACAAACATGGTGGTGGATCTTGGAAAAAGGCTATGCACTTGCCAATTCTGGATGCTGACCG GCATTCCATGTGTTCATACCTGTGCTGCCCTTGCAAGGGTAAACAAGAGGCCGGAAGACTTTTGTCACCAACTGTGTACTATGGAGGCATACAACAAGACTTATGTCCATCACATTAACCCTCTTCCTAGCCAATCATTGTGGGAAAAATCCTTGTACACTCAACCACAGGCCCCTAACATTAGGAGGAGGCCTGGAGCTTTgacaaagaaaaggagaaaagaTGCTGATGAGGGCAACAGTGGTAATAAGAAAGCTAAACCTAGTGGAAGTTTGAAAAGGCATTTGAAGCCATTCACATGTAGGTATTGTTGGGTAAAAGGGCATACTAAGAGAGGGTGCTCAAAGAAGAGACTGGATGAAGTAGATGCTGCTGTTGCAGCTGCAAAGGCTGCTGCAGATAAAGCCAAAACAAATGCTGCTCCTTCTGCTTCTGAGGCTGGCCCTCAACCTCAAACTGCTGCTGCACCAGCTGATGAACCTCCTGCTGTGGAGATTGACATATCACAACCAATCTATGAAGGATCACAG GACATAGCAGGACCTGCTGCACCTCCACCATCAAGGCCACAGAAGTTTCCCACCAAAAGGAGGAGCTCACCACCACCTCAATCCATTGGTGTGGATCCAATGCAAGGAGCCAGTGTGGCTACATCTTCCAGATTGCACAATTTTATGAAGTTTGTTCCAACTCCCGATTTCAAAGCACCAAGAAAAAAGAACAATTCATGA